In one Ananas comosus cultivar F153 linkage group 12, ASM154086v1, whole genome shotgun sequence genomic region, the following are encoded:
- the LOC109718689 gene encoding uncharacterized protein LOC109718689 isoform X2 yields MSKSISTEASLFASQIENRRFNTGTLQILESILVAKDVSSLLEIRSALRELLRSQSMAVLVETSVETADVKLRIVEFFVRAFALIGDVESCLALKYEALVLREAIHLKDRDLQVSYEEWLTFGRDSLNNGFYTIAVRGFENALVCIKSHTNVDPGPVAAPVVDTINDIKRLRDIATALVASHSGEFRRANTKHRI; encoded by the exons atGTCGAAATCCATCTCAACAGAAGCATCCCTCTTCGCCTCCCAGATCGAGAACCGAAG ATTTAACACTGGAACCCTTCAAATTTTGGAATCGATCCTAGTTGCTAAAGATGTGTCGTCACTTTTGGAGATCAGATCGGCTTTGAGAGAGCTCCTCCGATCCCAATCCATGGCGGTTTTGGTAGAAACATCGGTGGAGACGGCCGATGTGAAGCTTCGGATCGTCGAGTTCTTCGTTAGGGCGTTCGCTCTGATCGGAGATGTGGAG AGTTGTTTGGCACTGAAGTATGAAGCCTTGGTTCTAAGAGAGGCTATACATCTGAAGGATCGTGATTTGCAAGTCTCATATGAGGAATGGTTAACATTTGGAAGGGATTCGCTTAATAATGGGTTTTACACCATTGCTGTCAGG GGATTTGAAAATGCACTTGTGTGCATTAAATCCCACACTAATGTAGATCCAGGACCCGTTGCTGCTCCTGTCGTGGATACTATAAATGACATAAAAAGACTTCGAGACATCGCCACAGCATTAGTTGCATCACATTCTG GAGAATTTAGAAGGGCAAACACCAAACATAGGATTTAA
- the LOC109718689 gene encoding uncharacterized protein LOC109718689 isoform X3, with protein sequence MSKSISTEASLFASQIENRRFNTGTLQILESILVAKDVSSLLEIRSALRELLRSQSMAVLVETSVETADVKLRIVEFFVRAFALIGDVESCLALKYEALVLREAIHLKDRDLQVSYEEWLTFGRDSLNNGFYTIAVRGFENALVCIKSHTNVDPGPVAAPVVDTINDIKRLRDIATALVASHSEFRRANTKHRI encoded by the exons atGTCGAAATCCATCTCAACAGAAGCATCCCTCTTCGCCTCCCAGATCGAGAACCGAAG ATTTAACACTGGAACCCTTCAAATTTTGGAATCGATCCTAGTTGCTAAAGATGTGTCGTCACTTTTGGAGATCAGATCGGCTTTGAGAGAGCTCCTCCGATCCCAATCCATGGCGGTTTTGGTAGAAACATCGGTGGAGACGGCCGATGTGAAGCTTCGGATCGTCGAGTTCTTCGTTAGGGCGTTCGCTCTGATCGGAGATGTGGAG AGTTGTTTGGCACTGAAGTATGAAGCCTTGGTTCTAAGAGAGGCTATACATCTGAAGGATCGTGATTTGCAAGTCTCATATGAGGAATGGTTAACATTTGGAAGGGATTCGCTTAATAATGGGTTTTACACCATTGCTGTCAGG GGATTTGAAAATGCACTTGTGTGCATTAAATCCCACACTAATGTAGATCCAGGACCCGTTGCTGCTCCTGTCGTGGATACTATAAATGACATAAAAAGACTTCGAGACATCGCCACAGCATTAGTTGCATCACATTCTG AATTTAGAAGGGCAAACACCAAACATAGGATTTAA
- the LOC109718689 gene encoding uncharacterized protein LOC109718689 isoform X4: MSKSISTEASLFASQIENRRFNTGTLQILESILVAKDVSSLLEIRSALRELLRSQSMAVLVETSVETADVKLRIVEFFVRAFALIGDVESCLALKYEALVLREAIHLKDRDLQVSYEEWLTFGRDSLNNGFYTIAVRGFENALVCIKSHTNVDPGPVAAPVVDTINDIKRLRDIATALVASHSDTIS, translated from the exons atGTCGAAATCCATCTCAACAGAAGCATCCCTCTTCGCCTCCCAGATCGAGAACCGAAG ATTTAACACTGGAACCCTTCAAATTTTGGAATCGATCCTAGTTGCTAAAGATGTGTCGTCACTTTTGGAGATCAGATCGGCTTTGAGAGAGCTCCTCCGATCCCAATCCATGGCGGTTTTGGTAGAAACATCGGTGGAGACGGCCGATGTGAAGCTTCGGATCGTCGAGTTCTTCGTTAGGGCGTTCGCTCTGATCGGAGATGTGGAG AGTTGTTTGGCACTGAAGTATGAAGCCTTGGTTCTAAGAGAGGCTATACATCTGAAGGATCGTGATTTGCAAGTCTCATATGAGGAATGGTTAACATTTGGAAGGGATTCGCTTAATAATGGGTTTTACACCATTGCTGTCAGG GGATTTGAAAATGCACTTGTGTGCATTAAATCCCACACTAATGTAGATCCAGGACCCGTTGCTGCTCCTGTCGTGGATACTATAAATGACATAAAAAGACTTCGAGACATCGCCACAGCATTAGTTGCATCACATTCTG
- the LOC109718550 gene encoding multiple inositol polyphosphate phosphatase 1 isoform X3, whose translation MAISLRSLVLLCPLLVLLNLTLSPLSSADDDDLFDVRKHLSTVTRYDAVKGSSNGAYVPSAIPNGCSAIHLNLVARHGTRSPTKKRIKELDRLAIRLNTLVNDAKQKSEENSPLLRIPSWLQGWESPWKGREIGGELTGKGEDELYHLGIRVRDKYSELFSEEYHPDIFSIRATQVPRASASAVAFGLGLFTGKGSLGPGQNRAFSVISESRASDICLRFFDTCETYKQYRKNQEPAVEKLKEPILDEITSSLVSRYNLNFTRQDVASLWFLCKQEASLLDMTDQACGLFNKAEILLLEWTDDLEVFVLKGYGKSINYRMGIPLLRDVVQSMEQAIIAKEENRSPGNFEKARLRFAHAETVVPFTCLLGLFLEGSEFEKIQTEQPLSSPPKPPQERNWRGSVVAPFSGNNMLVLFQCPGNNSRSEYYVQVLHNEVPVPMPGCGNTDFCPIEVFKEKIVNPHLKHDFDTVCNVKLELEDTSVETAESRSFF comes from the exons ATGGCGATCTCGCTACGCTCCCTCGTCCTCCTCTGTcccctcctcgtcctcctcaaTCTCACTCTCTCGCCTCTCTCctccgccgacgacgacgatctcTTCGATGTACGGAAGCACCTCTCCACCGTCACCAG ATATGATGCTGTTAAAGGCTCTAGCAATGGTGCTTATGTGCCTTCTGCTATACCAAATGGATGTAGTGCGATTCACTTGAATCTTGTG GCAAGGCATGGAACCCGTTCACCAACAAAAAAACGCATCAAAGAGTTGGATCGTTTGGCAATTCGTTTGAATACTCTTGTGAATGATGCAAAACAAAAATCAGAAGAAAACTCCCCTCTGCTGAGAATACCATCCTGGCTGCAAGGATGGGAATCGCCTTGGAAAGGGAGGGAAATAGGTGGTGAGCTTACTGGCAAGGGGGAGGACGAGCTGTATCATCTTGGTATAAGAGTGAGAGACAAATATTCGGAATTATTCAGTGAGGAATATCACCCTGATATCTTCTCAATAAGGGCGACGCAG GTACCTCGAGCATCAGCTAGTGCCGTGGCATTTGGTTTAGGGCTATTTACTGGAAAAGGAAGCCTTGGACCAGGACAGAATCGTGCTTTCTCTGTGATTAGTGAGAGTCGAGCAAGTGATATCTGTCTAAGATTCTTTGATACTTGTGAAACTTATAAG CAATATAGAAAGAATCAGGAGCCTGCTGTTGAGAAGCTAAAAGAACCAATTTTAGATGAAATCACCTCTTCACTAGTTTCCCGATACAATCTTAATTTTACAAGGCAGGATGTTGCCTCCCTTTGGTTTCTTTGCAAGCAG GAAGCATCTTTGTTAGATATGACTGACCAAGCTTGTGGACTTTTTAATAAAGCTGAG ATTCTTTTACTGGAGTGGACAGATGATTTGGAGGTCTTTGTACTAAAAGGTTATGGTAAATCGATAAATTATCGCATGGGAATTCCGTTACTCCGAGATGTAGTCCAGTCAATGGAGCAAGCAATTATTGCTAAAGAAG AAAATCGTAGCCCTGGAAATTTTGAGAAAGCAAGGCTCCGGTTCGCTCATGCGGAAACAGTCGTGCCTTTCACCTGTCTGCTTGGGCTATTTCTTGAAGGATCCG AGTTTGAAAAGATACAAACTGAGCAACCACTCTCCTCACCTCCAAAGCCACCACAGGAGAGAAACTGGAGGGGAAGTGTTGTAGCGCCGTTCTCTGGAAATAATATGTTGGTTTTGTTTCAATGTCCGGGCAATAATTCCAGAAGTGAATACTATGTTCAAGTCCTACACAATGAAGTTCCAGTTCCAATGCCA GGTTGTGGCAACACTGATTTCTGCCCGATTGAGGTTTTCAAG GAAAAAATTGTGAATCCCCATCTAAAACACGACTTTGATACTGTCTGCAATGTAAAGCTGGAGCTAGAAGATACCAGTGTGGAGACAGCCGAATCTCGGTCCTTCTTTT AA
- the LOC109718550 gene encoding multiple inositol polyphosphate phosphatase 1 isoform X1, with protein sequence MAISLRSLVLLCPLLVLLNLTLSPLSSADDDDLFDVRKHLSTVTRYDAVKGSSNGAYVPSAIPNGCSAIHLNLVARHGTRSPTKKRIKELDRLAIRLNTLVNDAKQKSEENSPLLRIPSWLQGWESPWKGREIGGELTGKGEDELYHLGIRVRDKYSELFSEEYHPDIFSIRATQVPRASASAVAFGLGLFTGKGSLGPGQNRAFSVISESRASDICLRFFDTCETYKQYRKNQEPAVEKLKEPILDEITSSLVSRYNLNFTRQDVASLWFLCKQEASLLDMTDQACGLFNKAEILLLEWTDDLEVFVLKGYGKSINYRMGIPLLRDVVQSMEQAIIAKEENRSPGNFEKARLRFAHAETVVPFTCLLGLFLEGSEFEKIQTEQPLSSPPKPPQERNWRGSVVAPFSGNNMLVLFQCPGNNSRSEYYVQVLHNEVPVPMPGCGNTDFCPIEVFKEKIVNPHLKHDFDTVCNVKLELEDTSVETAESRSFFCKFWHFLRRILFRKGSNPSTKYKNTEL encoded by the exons ATGGCGATCTCGCTACGCTCCCTCGTCCTCCTCTGTcccctcctcgtcctcctcaaTCTCACTCTCTCGCCTCTCTCctccgccgacgacgacgatctcTTCGATGTACGGAAGCACCTCTCCACCGTCACCAG ATATGATGCTGTTAAAGGCTCTAGCAATGGTGCTTATGTGCCTTCTGCTATACCAAATGGATGTAGTGCGATTCACTTGAATCTTGTG GCAAGGCATGGAACCCGTTCACCAACAAAAAAACGCATCAAAGAGTTGGATCGTTTGGCAATTCGTTTGAATACTCTTGTGAATGATGCAAAACAAAAATCAGAAGAAAACTCCCCTCTGCTGAGAATACCATCCTGGCTGCAAGGATGGGAATCGCCTTGGAAAGGGAGGGAAATAGGTGGTGAGCTTACTGGCAAGGGGGAGGACGAGCTGTATCATCTTGGTATAAGAGTGAGAGACAAATATTCGGAATTATTCAGTGAGGAATATCACCCTGATATCTTCTCAATAAGGGCGACGCAG GTACCTCGAGCATCAGCTAGTGCCGTGGCATTTGGTTTAGGGCTATTTACTGGAAAAGGAAGCCTTGGACCAGGACAGAATCGTGCTTTCTCTGTGATTAGTGAGAGTCGAGCAAGTGATATCTGTCTAAGATTCTTTGATACTTGTGAAACTTATAAG CAATATAGAAAGAATCAGGAGCCTGCTGTTGAGAAGCTAAAAGAACCAATTTTAGATGAAATCACCTCTTCACTAGTTTCCCGATACAATCTTAATTTTACAAGGCAGGATGTTGCCTCCCTTTGGTTTCTTTGCAAGCAG GAAGCATCTTTGTTAGATATGACTGACCAAGCTTGTGGACTTTTTAATAAAGCTGAG ATTCTTTTACTGGAGTGGACAGATGATTTGGAGGTCTTTGTACTAAAAGGTTATGGTAAATCGATAAATTATCGCATGGGAATTCCGTTACTCCGAGATGTAGTCCAGTCAATGGAGCAAGCAATTATTGCTAAAGAAG AAAATCGTAGCCCTGGAAATTTTGAGAAAGCAAGGCTCCGGTTCGCTCATGCGGAAACAGTCGTGCCTTTCACCTGTCTGCTTGGGCTATTTCTTGAAGGATCCG AGTTTGAAAAGATACAAACTGAGCAACCACTCTCCTCACCTCCAAAGCCACCACAGGAGAGAAACTGGAGGGGAAGTGTTGTAGCGCCGTTCTCTGGAAATAATATGTTGGTTTTGTTTCAATGTCCGGGCAATAATTCCAGAAGTGAATACTATGTTCAAGTCCTACACAATGAAGTTCCAGTTCCAATGCCA GGTTGTGGCAACACTGATTTCTGCCCGATTGAGGTTTTCAAG GAAAAAATTGTGAATCCCCATCTAAAACACGACTTTGATACTGTCTGCAATGTAAAGCTGGAGCTAGAAGATACCAGTGTGGAGACAGCCGAATCTCGGTCCTTCTTTTGTAAGTTCTGGCATTTTCTTCGTAGAATTCTTTTCCGAAAAGGATCAAATCCCTCAACCAAATATAAGAACACTGAGTTGTAA
- the LOC109718550 gene encoding multiple inositol polyphosphate phosphatase 1 isoform X2, whose amino-acid sequence MAISLRSLVLLCPLLVLLNLTLSPLSSADDDDLFDVRKHLSTVTRYDAVKGSSNGAYVPSAIPNGCSAIHLNLVARHGTRSPTKKRIKELDRLAIRLNTLVNDAKQKSEENSPLLRIPSWLQGWESPWKGREIGGELTGKGEDELYHLGIRVRDKYSELFSEEYHPDIFSIRATQVPRASASAVAFGLGLFTGKGSLGPGQNRAFSVISESRASDICLRFFDTCETYKQYRKNQEPAVEKLKEPILDEITSSLVSRYNLNFTRQDVASLWFLCKQEASLLDMTDQACGLFNKAEILLLEWTDDLEVFVLKGYGKSINYRMGIPLLRDVVQSMEQAIIAKEENRSPGNFEKARLRFAHAETVVPFTCLLGLFLEGSEFEKIQTEQPLSSPPKPPQERNWRGSVVAPFSGNNMLVLFQCPGNNSRSEYYVQVLHNEVPVPMPGCGNTDFCPIEVFKEKIVNPHLKHDFDTVCNVKLELEDTSVETAESRSFF is encoded by the exons ATGGCGATCTCGCTACGCTCCCTCGTCCTCCTCTGTcccctcctcgtcctcctcaaTCTCACTCTCTCGCCTCTCTCctccgccgacgacgacgatctcTTCGATGTACGGAAGCACCTCTCCACCGTCACCAG ATATGATGCTGTTAAAGGCTCTAGCAATGGTGCTTATGTGCCTTCTGCTATACCAAATGGATGTAGTGCGATTCACTTGAATCTTGTG GCAAGGCATGGAACCCGTTCACCAACAAAAAAACGCATCAAAGAGTTGGATCGTTTGGCAATTCGTTTGAATACTCTTGTGAATGATGCAAAACAAAAATCAGAAGAAAACTCCCCTCTGCTGAGAATACCATCCTGGCTGCAAGGATGGGAATCGCCTTGGAAAGGGAGGGAAATAGGTGGTGAGCTTACTGGCAAGGGGGAGGACGAGCTGTATCATCTTGGTATAAGAGTGAGAGACAAATATTCGGAATTATTCAGTGAGGAATATCACCCTGATATCTTCTCAATAAGGGCGACGCAG GTACCTCGAGCATCAGCTAGTGCCGTGGCATTTGGTTTAGGGCTATTTACTGGAAAAGGAAGCCTTGGACCAGGACAGAATCGTGCTTTCTCTGTGATTAGTGAGAGTCGAGCAAGTGATATCTGTCTAAGATTCTTTGATACTTGTGAAACTTATAAG CAATATAGAAAGAATCAGGAGCCTGCTGTTGAGAAGCTAAAAGAACCAATTTTAGATGAAATCACCTCTTCACTAGTTTCCCGATACAATCTTAATTTTACAAGGCAGGATGTTGCCTCCCTTTGGTTTCTTTGCAAGCAG GAAGCATCTTTGTTAGATATGACTGACCAAGCTTGTGGACTTTTTAATAAAGCTGAG ATTCTTTTACTGGAGTGGACAGATGATTTGGAGGTCTTTGTACTAAAAGGTTATGGTAAATCGATAAATTATCGCATGGGAATTCCGTTACTCCGAGATGTAGTCCAGTCAATGGAGCAAGCAATTATTGCTAAAGAAG AAAATCGTAGCCCTGGAAATTTTGAGAAAGCAAGGCTCCGGTTCGCTCATGCGGAAACAGTCGTGCCTTTCACCTGTCTGCTTGGGCTATTTCTTGAAGGATCCG AGTTTGAAAAGATACAAACTGAGCAACCACTCTCCTCACCTCCAAAGCCACCACAGGAGAGAAACTGGAGGGGAAGTGTTGTAGCGCCGTTCTCTGGAAATAATATGTTGGTTTTGTTTCAATGTCCGGGCAATAATTCCAGAAGTGAATACTATGTTCAAGTCCTACACAATGAAGTTCCAGTTCCAATGCCA GGTTGTGGCAACACTGATTTCTGCCCGATTGAGGTTTTCAAG GAAAAAATTGTGAATCCCCATCTAAAACACGACTTTGATACTGTCTGCAATGTAAAGCTGGAGCTAGAAGATACCAGTGTGGAGACAGCCGAATCTCGGTCCTTCTTTT GA
- the LOC109718554 gene encoding LOW QUALITY PROTEIN: selT-like protein (The sequence of the model RefSeq protein was modified relative to this genomic sequence to represent the inferred CDS: deleted 1 base in 1 codon) has protein sequence MDRLQLLLLGLPLYLFFSDAVNLFTPRPPPPPXHPHPHPHQHPSSSSSAAASSPSLLQSPSDLPSPHQIGVGAVGYGTTVELKFCASCSYRGTAMTMKKMLEASFPGIDVILTNYPPPLPKRLLGKLVPVLQMGAIGVIVAGDQIFPRLGMAPPAWYFSLQANKFGAIASTWLLGNFLQNFLQSSGAFEVYCNGDLVFSKLQEQRFPSEYELRELIKSRLPDSQFGKNIGGVWS, from the exons ATGGATcggctgcagctgctgcttctAGGGCTACCCCTCTACCTCTTCTTCTCCGACGCCGTCAACCTCTTCACCCCTCGTCCGCCGCCCCCTCCCNcc cacccccacccccaccctcACCAACacccctcgtcgtcgtcgtcggcggcggcgtcgtcgcccTCTCTCCTCCAATCCCCCTCCGATCTCCCCTCCCCTCACCAG ATCGGAGTGGGGGCGGTGGGCTACGGCACCACCGTCGAGCTCAAGTTCTGCGCCTCTTGCTCTTACAG ggGAACTGCAATGACGATGAAGAAAATGCTGGAAGCTTCATTTCCTGGGATTGATGTAATTCTTACTAATTATCCTCCACCCCTTCCAAAACGCTTGCTTGGCAAGTTAGTCCCTGTTCTTCAAATGGGAGCTATTGGCGTTATAGTGGCCGGCGATCAGATATTCCCTAGATTGGGAATGGCACCACCTGCATGGTATTTCTCCTTGCAAGCCAATAAATTTGGAGCTATTGCCTCAACTTGGCTTTTAGGCAATTTCCTACAGAACTTCCTTCAGAGTTCGGGTGCATTCGAAGTTTACTGCAATGGTGACTTG GTATTCTCAAAATTGCAGGAGCAAAGATTCCCTAGCGAGTATGAATTGAGAGAACTCATTAAGAGTAGACTGCCTGATTCTCAGTTTGGGAAGAATATTGGAGGAGTTTGGTCCTAG
- the LOC109718553 gene encoding circumsporozoite protein isoform X1, protein MQCSLSPPKSSSNWLDRLHASKGFSISADLDLDRFLASSSSDPDPNPNPNPNPNPNPNPNPNPPSPRNATLPDPPTKRRRRRRPAPAANPPLFDLMSSVLAELFVMAGPSPSQAIGTPGERRKKKKKSSRKQANPKACPPSASASAAADGAACGGAPSSADNSVAEEATKGLKKKRAAAEGPSKDSDLAGYRRTDVTVIDTSSPGWKSVKLIYRKGKEWKVRVKKHWNACQKKKRTVGLVGEKGKEQSKLGSKVLDLKEFSASLDQLRDQENVRAKDGDTLKVSDDRTRIPVKRPKFSRSPRLSAVKKSSLLRMQVVPVGKNSAASFNKGPHKG, encoded by the exons ATGCAATGCTCCCTCTCGCCGCCGAAGTCGAGTTCCAACTGGCTCGATCGCCTCCACGCCTCCAAGGGCTTCTCCATCTCCGCCGATCTCGACCTCGACCGCTtcctcgcctcctcctcctccgacccTGACCCCAACCCCAATCCCaaccccaaccctaaccctaaccctaaccctaaccctaaccctcctTCTCCCCGCAACGCGACCCTCCCCGACCCCCCCaccaagcggcggcggcggcggcgcccagcCCCCGCCGCGAACCCTCCGCTCTTCGATCTCATGAGCAGCGTCCTCGCGGAGCTCTTCGTCATGGCAGGACCATCGCCGTCGCAGGCGATCGGAACCCCAGgggagagaaggaagaagaagaagaagagctctcgCAAGCAGGCGAACCCTAAGGCTTGCCCTCCGTCGGCGTCGGCCAGCGCGGCCGCCGATGGCGCCGCCTGTGGCGGTGCTCCGTCTAGCGCCGACAACAGCGTGGCGGAGGAGGCCACGAAGggtttgaagaagaagagggccGCGGCCGAGGGGCCGTCGAAGGATTCAGATCTCGCCGGGTATCGGAGGACGGATGTGACGGTGATCGATACGAGCTCGCCGGGGTGGAAATCGGTGAAGCTTATATACAGGAAGGGGAAGGAGTGGAAGGTGCGGGTGAAGAAGCATTGGAATGCATgtcagaagaagaagaggacggTGGGGTTGGTCGGCGAGAAAGGGAAGGAGCAATCGAAGCTCGGATCGAAGGTGCTGGATCTTAAGGAGTTTTCCGCATCCTTGGATCAACTGAGG GATCAGGAAAATGTTCGTGCCAAAGATGGAGACACCTTAAAAGTCTCAGACGATCGAACACGAATCCCTGTGAAGAG GCCAAAATTTTCTAGATCACCGCGGTTATCGGCAGTTAAAAAGTCGTCTCTTCTCCGTATGCAAGTTGTTCCTGTGGGGAAGAACAGCGCGGCATCCTTCAATAAAGGCCCTCACAAGGGATAA
- the LOC109718553 gene encoding circumsporozoite protein isoform X2, translating into MQCSLSPPKSSSNWLDRLHASKGFSISADLDLDRFLASSSSDPDPNPNPNPNPNPNPNPNPNPPSPRNATLPDPPTKRRRRRRPAPAANPPLFDLMSSVLAELFVMAGPSPSQAIGTPGERRKKKKKSSRKQANPKACPPSASASAAADGAACGGAPSSADNSVAEEATKGLKKKRAAAEGPSKDSDLAGYRRTDVTVIDTSSPGWKSVKLIYRKGKEWKVRVKKHWNACQKKKRTVGLVGEKGKEQSKLGSKDQENVRAKDGDTLKVSDDRTRIPVKRPKFSRSPRLSAVKKSSLLRMQVVPVGKNSAASFNKGPHKG; encoded by the exons ATGCAATGCTCCCTCTCGCCGCCGAAGTCGAGTTCCAACTGGCTCGATCGCCTCCACGCCTCCAAGGGCTTCTCCATCTCCGCCGATCTCGACCTCGACCGCTtcctcgcctcctcctcctccgacccTGACCCCAACCCCAATCCCaaccccaaccctaaccctaaccctaaccctaaccctaaccctcctTCTCCCCGCAACGCGACCCTCCCCGACCCCCCCaccaagcggcggcggcggcggcgcccagcCCCCGCCGCGAACCCTCCGCTCTTCGATCTCATGAGCAGCGTCCTCGCGGAGCTCTTCGTCATGGCAGGACCATCGCCGTCGCAGGCGATCGGAACCCCAGgggagagaaggaagaagaagaagaagagctctcgCAAGCAGGCGAACCCTAAGGCTTGCCCTCCGTCGGCGTCGGCCAGCGCGGCCGCCGATGGCGCCGCCTGTGGCGGTGCTCCGTCTAGCGCCGACAACAGCGTGGCGGAGGAGGCCACGAAGggtttgaagaagaagagggccGCGGCCGAGGGGCCGTCGAAGGATTCAGATCTCGCCGGGTATCGGAGGACGGATGTGACGGTGATCGATACGAGCTCGCCGGGGTGGAAATCGGTGAAGCTTATATACAGGAAGGGGAAGGAGTGGAAGGTGCGGGTGAAGAAGCATTGGAATGCATgtcagaagaagaagaggacggTGGGGTTGGTCGGCGAGAAAGGGAAGGAGCAATCGAAGCTCGGATCGAAG GATCAGGAAAATGTTCGTGCCAAAGATGGAGACACCTTAAAAGTCTCAGACGATCGAACACGAATCCCTGTGAAGAG GCCAAAATTTTCTAGATCACCGCGGTTATCGGCAGTTAAAAAGTCGTCTCTTCTCCGTATGCAAGTTGTTCCTGTGGGGAAGAACAGCGCGGCATCCTTCAATAAAGGCCCTCACAAGGGATAA
- the LOC109718553 gene encoding circumsporozoite protein isoform X3 has product MQCSLSPPKSSSNWLDRLHASKGFSISADLDLDRFLASSSSDPDPNPNPNPNPNPNPNPNPNPPSPRNATLPDPPTKRRRRRRPAPAANPPLFDLMSSVLAELFVMAGPSPSQAIGTPGERRKKKKKSSRKQANPKACPPSASASAAADGAACGGAPSSADNSVAEEATKGLKKKRAAAEGPSKDSDLAGYRRTDVTVIDTSSPGWKSVKLIYRKGKEWKVRVKKHWNACQKKKRTVGLVGEKGKEQSKLGSKENVRAKDGDTLKVSDDRTRIPVKRPKFSRSPRLSAVKKSSLLRMQVVPVGKNSAASFNKGPHKG; this is encoded by the exons ATGCAATGCTCCCTCTCGCCGCCGAAGTCGAGTTCCAACTGGCTCGATCGCCTCCACGCCTCCAAGGGCTTCTCCATCTCCGCCGATCTCGACCTCGACCGCTtcctcgcctcctcctcctccgacccTGACCCCAACCCCAATCCCaaccccaaccctaaccctaaccctaaccctaaccctaaccctcctTCTCCCCGCAACGCGACCCTCCCCGACCCCCCCaccaagcggcggcggcggcggcgcccagcCCCCGCCGCGAACCCTCCGCTCTTCGATCTCATGAGCAGCGTCCTCGCGGAGCTCTTCGTCATGGCAGGACCATCGCCGTCGCAGGCGATCGGAACCCCAGgggagagaaggaagaagaagaagaagagctctcgCAAGCAGGCGAACCCTAAGGCTTGCCCTCCGTCGGCGTCGGCCAGCGCGGCCGCCGATGGCGCCGCCTGTGGCGGTGCTCCGTCTAGCGCCGACAACAGCGTGGCGGAGGAGGCCACGAAGggtttgaagaagaagagggccGCGGCCGAGGGGCCGTCGAAGGATTCAGATCTCGCCGGGTATCGGAGGACGGATGTGACGGTGATCGATACGAGCTCGCCGGGGTGGAAATCGGTGAAGCTTATATACAGGAAGGGGAAGGAGTGGAAGGTGCGGGTGAAGAAGCATTGGAATGCATgtcagaagaagaagaggacggTGGGGTTGGTCGGCGAGAAAGGGAAGGAGCAATCGAAGCTCGGATCGAAG GAAAATGTTCGTGCCAAAGATGGAGACACCTTAAAAGTCTCAGACGATCGAACACGAATCCCTGTGAAGAG GCCAAAATTTTCTAGATCACCGCGGTTATCGGCAGTTAAAAAGTCGTCTCTTCTCCGTATGCAAGTTGTTCCTGTGGGGAAGAACAGCGCGGCATCCTTCAATAAAGGCCCTCACAAGGGATAA